One part of the Nitrosophilus kaiyonis genome encodes these proteins:
- a CDS encoding metal ABC transporter ATP-binding protein produces MKEQIAIEVKNLYFKYYKDYVLEDINLKIKKNEYIAIIGPNGGGKSTFLKLIVGLLKPNKGEIKIFGKNVQDMKEYIGYLPQQINFNLDLPIKVKDIVLQGRLKKNKLFYNKEDFKKCDEILKKLNIENLENKKISELSGGQRQKVLLSRALVSEPKILILDEPTASIDIKGQKEIYEILKNLKLTKIVVSHDIKILFEGVDKVFYINRNLFVHENPKLSIHPKEEHFCEMELFDYLKSCNV; encoded by the coding sequence TTGAAAGAGCAAATAGCAATTGAGGTTAAAAATCTCTATTTTAAATATTATAAAGATTATGTTTTAGAAGATATAAATCTAAAAATTAAAAAGAATGAGTATATTGCTATTATAGGGCCAAATGGCGGTGGGAAAAGTACATTTTTAAAACTAATAGTTGGTTTATTAAAACCAAATAAGGGAGAGATTAAAATATTTGGCAAAAATGTTCAAGATATGAAAGAGTATATAGGCTATCTACCTCAACAGATAAATTTTAATTTAGACCTTCCAATAAAAGTTAAAGATATTGTTTTGCAAGGAAGATTGAAAAAAAATAAGCTTTTTTATAACAAAGAAGATTTTAAAAAGTGTGATGAGATTTTAAAAAAGCTAAATATAGAAAATTTAGAAAATAAAAAAATATCTGAGCTTTCAGGTGGACAAAGACAAAAGGTTTTATTATCCCGCGCACTTGTTAGTGAGCCTAAGATTTTGATTTTAGATGAGCCAACAGCTTCAATTGATATAAAGGGGCAAAAAGAGATTTATGAGATTTTAAAAAATTTAAAATTGACAAAAATTGTTGTTAGTCATGATATAAAGATACTTTTTGAAGGTGTTGATAAAGTCTTTTATATCAATAGAAATCTTTTTGTTCATGAAAATCCAAAATTATCTATTCATCCAAAAGAGGAGCATTTTTGTGAGATGGAGCTATTTGATTATTTAAAGAGTTGCAATGTTTGA
- a CDS encoding metal ABC transporter permease → MFEWIELFSNSIIAGALLSIAIGIIGSLMLINRYNYLAASIAHGSYGGIGLALYFGISILLGATLFALILALFIAFITSKYPQRKDVLIGTIWAVGMSIGIVFVDLTPGYNVDLLSFLFGDILMVPKEDLFYMGFVDIILIISIILFYNIFLAIAYDRDFLKLRGVNVEFFHYLLLILIALTVVMSIRSVGLILIIALFSIPPFIAEKFTISLKSMILLSSIISFVFIIFGLYISYIFNISATASIILTLAALFIIIFLKGKK, encoded by the coding sequence ATGTTTGAATGGATTGAACTTTTTTCAAATTCAATAATTGCTGGAGCACTTTTAAGTATTGCTATTGGAATCATTGGCTCACTTATGCTTATAAATAGATATAACTATCTTGCAGCAAGTATTGCTCATGGAAGTTATGGTGGAATTGGTCTTGCTTTATATTTTGGAATCTCTATTTTGCTTGGAGCTACACTTTTTGCTCTAATACTTGCATTATTTATTGCTTTTATTACATCAAAATATCCTCAAAGAAAAGATGTTTTAATTGGAACAATTTGGGCTGTTGGGATGAGTATAGGAATAGTTTTTGTTGATTTGACACCCGGATATAATGTTGATCTGCTTAGCTTTTTGTTTGGTGATATTTTAATGGTTCCAAAAGAGGATCTTTTTTATATGGGATTTGTTGATATTATCTTAATTATATCTATTATACTTTTTTACAATATATTTTTAGCAATTGCTTATGATAGAGATTTTTTAAAATTAAGAGGAGTAAATGTAGAATTTTTTCATTATCTTCTACTTATACTTATAGCTTTAACAGTAGTTATGAGCATAAGAAGTGTCGGTCTTATTTTGATCATCGCTCTTTTTAGTATTCCACCATTTATCGCAGAAAAGTTTACTATATCTTTAAAAAGTATGATTTTATTATCTTCAATTATTTCATTTGTTTTTATTATTTTTGGTCTTTATATCTCATATATATTTAATATCTCTGCAACTGCATCAATAATATTAACTCTTGCAGCACTTTTTATAATCATCTTTTTAAAAGGGAAAAAATGA
- a CDS encoding metal ABC transporter solute-binding protein, Zn/Mn family, whose protein sequence is MRFFLIFLLFLGSLFAKDMIAVSILPQKFFVKKIVEDRFDIEVMVPPGSSPATYSVKPQQLLSLKKAKIYFSTGVPFEKAWLKRFKSANKSLKIVDIGKYIKKFPMQEHHHEGEHEHHHEHEKILDPHIWLSPPLVILQARVILEEICKIDPKNKDFYLKNYQKFSNELTNLDTKIFKKLFNLKKREFIVYHPSFGYFARSYNLKQIAIEKEGKEPTIKYLKRVIDIAKKKNIKVVFVEPQFSKKSAKFIASKIGGEVLEIDPLNENWDKNILKVVEAIERANSN, encoded by the coding sequence ATGAGATTTTTTTTGATTTTTTTACTATTTTTGGGCTCCCTTTTTGCAAAAGATATGATAGCAGTTTCCATTTTGCCTCAAAAATTTTTTGTAAAAAAGATAGTTGAAGATAGATTTGACATAGAAGTTATGGTTCCACCAGGAAGCTCACCTGCAACATATAGTGTTAAACCTCAGCAGCTACTAAGTCTAAAAAAGGCAAAAATCTACTTTAGTACCGGCGTTCCTTTTGAAAAAGCTTGGCTTAAAAGATTCAAAAGTGCAAATAAAAGTTTAAAAATTGTAGATATAGGAAAATATATAAAAAAATTTCCTATGCAAGAGCATCATCATGAAGGTGAACATGAACATCATCACGAACATGAAAAGATATTAGACCCTCATATTTGGTTATCTCCACCACTTGTTATTTTGCAAGCAAGAGTAATTTTAGAAGAGATTTGTAAAATCGATCCAAAAAATAAAGATTTCTATTTAAAAAATTATCAAAAATTTTCAAATGAATTAACTAACTTAGATACAAAAATTTTTAAAAAGCTTTTCAATCTAAAAAAAAGAGAATTTATTGTATATCATCCATCTTTTGGATATTTTGCAAGAAGTTATAATCTAAAGCAGATAGCTATTGAAAAAGAGGGAAAAGAGCCAACGATAAAATATCTAAAAAGAGTTATAGATATTGCTAAAAAGAAAAATATAAAAGTTGTTTTTGTTGAGCCTCAATTTTCAAAAAAGAGTGCAAAATTTATAGCTTCTAAAATAGGTGGAGAGGTTTTAGAGATTGATCCTTTAAATGAAAATTGGGATAAAAATATTTTGAAGGTGGTAGAGGCAATTGAAAGAGCAAATAGCAATTGA
- a CDS encoding AEC family transporter, with product MIENILYLFLLFFLGILLQKKFEKNIDALIDFIIYISLPSLIISHIYKLNIDISFLKYIAFGWFITIFAIFLSFLAGKYLLKLPLNSLLSFIMVSAFANTAFVGYPYVETFLGNEALGYAIIYDNFASFLPVVTIGAFLLSFNSKDKKIDLKKIFTFPPFLVLIFSYLLKNFQIDNSFLEIFEKIGQTVTPLALFSVGAKIDFSKLKKIKLPIFFSLILKMILIPLISLYLLKFLFGINIESKAVLFEIAMPPMVLASIMVMKAKLDSNLAVGSVGFGVIFSFLTIPIFYKLLE from the coding sequence TTGATAGAAAATATTTTATATCTTTTTCTGCTCTTCTTTTTAGGGATTTTGTTACAAAAAAAATTTGAGAAAAATATCGATGCACTTATTGATTTTATTATCTATATATCCTTGCCATCTTTAATAATTTCACATATATATAAATTAAATATCGATATATCTTTTTTGAAATATATAGCTTTTGGTTGGTTTATTACAATTTTTGCAATATTTTTATCTTTTTTGGCAGGAAAATATCTTTTAAAACTTCCATTAAATTCTCTTTTATCATTTATAATGGTAAGCGCCTTTGCAAATACAGCTTTTGTAGGATATCCTTATGTTGAGACATTTTTGGGAAATGAGGCATTAGGTTATGCAATAATTTATGATAATTTTGCATCTTTTTTACCTGTTGTTACTATTGGAGCATTTTTACTCTCTTTTAATTCAAAAGATAAAAAAATCGATTTGAAAAAGATTTTTACTTTTCCTCCTTTTTTAGTTTTGATATTCTCTTATTTATTAAAAAATTTTCAAATTGATAACTCTTTTTTAGAAATATTTGAAAAGATAGGACAAACAGTTACCCCATTAGCTCTTTTTTCTGTAGGAGCAAAAATTGATTTTTCAAAACTAAAAAAGATAAAGTTGCCAATATTTTTCTCTCTAATTTTAAAAATGATTTTGATTCCATTAATATCTTTATATCTTTTAAAATTTTTATTTGGCATCAATATCGAATCAAAAGCTGTTCTATTTGAGATAGCTATGCCTCCTATGGTTTTAGCTTCAATAATGGTAATGAAAGCAAAACTTGATAGCAATTTAGCTGTAGGAAGTGTTGGATTTGGAGTAATTTTTTCTTTTTTGACTATTCCAATTTTTTATAAATTATTAGAATAA
- a CDS encoding alanine racemase, whose product MGFIKLYKNAFINNLNIIVKKAGGIEKVAIVLKDNAYGHGLLEIAKLANGYGIKRAVVRNIEEAKRVENLFDYILVLADIPKEKDKFHYTINCLEDLKKFPNGSNIELKVDTGMHRNGIDIEGLDRAFEVIKDKNLKLCGIFTHFRSADELSSELFWQDRNFDEVKKRSLELVKRYDFKKPLFHSCNSAALFRFKKIKDDFVRVGIAAYGYLEIDDVFDYPPLKPVLSLWGEKLSTRVLKKGQRVGYGGVFEADKDMVISTYDIGYGDGIFRGMKFVKDKNILGRVSMDSFSVKGNKEEICIFDDAKKVAKSLNTISYEILVKLNPNLKRIIC is encoded by the coding sequence ATGGGTTTTATAAAATTATATAAAAATGCATTTATAAATAATCTAAATATTATTGTTAAAAAAGCTGGTGGAATTGAAAAAGTTGCCATTGTTTTAAAAGATAATGCCTATGGTCATGGTCTTTTAGAGATTGCAAAATTAGCAAATGGGTATGGTATAAAAAGAGCAGTTGTAAGAAACATAGAAGAAGCTAAAAGAGTAGAAAATCTTTTTGATTATATATTGGTTTTAGCTGATATTCCAAAAGAAAAAGATAAATTTCACTATACGATAAATTGTTTAGAAGATTTGAAAAAATTTCCAAATGGCTCAAATATAGAGTTAAAAGTTGATACAGGAATGCATAGAAACGGTATAGATATAGAGGGGCTTGATAGAGCCTTTGAAGTTATAAAAGATAAAAATTTAAAATTATGCGGTATTTTCACCCATTTTAGAAGCGCAGATGAGCTAAGCAGTGAGCTTTTTTGGCAAGATAGAAATTTTGATGAGGTCAAAAAGAGAAGTTTAGAGCTTGTAAAAAGATATGATTTTAAAAAACCTCTCTTTCACTCTTGCAATTCTGCAGCTCTTTTTAGATTTAAAAAGATAAAAGATGATTTTGTAAGAGTTGGAATTGCTGCATATGGATATTTGGAAATTGATGATGTTTTTGATTATCCTCCATTAAAGCCTGTTTTGTCACTTTGGGGAGAAAAATTATCAACAAGGGTTTTGAAAAAAGGTCAAAGAGTGGGATATGGAGGAGTGTTTGAAGCAGATAAGGATATGGTTATCTCAACATATGATATTGGTTATGGAGATGGGATTTTTAGAGGTATGAAATTTGTAAAAGATAAAAATATTTTAGGAAGAGTAAGTATGGATAGTTTTAGTGTTAAAGGAAATAAAGAGGAAATTTGTATATTTGATGATGCAAAAAAAGTTGCAAAAAGTTTAAATACGATAAGTTATGAAATATTGGTAAAATTAAATCCCAATTTAAAAAGGATAATTTGTTAA
- a CDS encoding carbon-nitrogen hydrolase: MKIALIQQKFHITKEATIEKSVEMIREAKDKGAELIVLQELHQGAYFCQSEDVNFFDLAEDFEKDKEFWRDISKKEDIVLVTSLFEKRAIGVYHNTAVVFDKGKIAGTYRKMHIPDDPGFYEKFYFTPGDLGFEPIETSVGKLGVLICWDQWYPEAARIMALKGAEILIYPTAIGWFDEDNQEEKDRQLEAWITVQRGHAIANGLPLVAVNRVGFEEDISGCLNGIRFWGNSFAVGPQGEFLARASSDKEEVLIVDIDKKRSEDIRRIWPFLRDRRVDSYQCLLKRFCD, encoded by the coding sequence ATGAAAATAGCACTAATTCAGCAAAAATTTCATATTACCAAAGAGGCAACTATTGAAAAAAGTGTAGAGATGATAAGAGAGGCAAAAGATAAAGGTGCTGAGCTTATTGTTTTACAAGAGCTTCATCAAGGAGCATATTTTTGCCAAAGCGAAGATGTTAACTTTTTTGATTTGGCTGAAGATTTTGAAAAAGATAAAGAGTTTTGGAGAGATATTTCAAAAAAAGAGGATATTGTCCTTGTTACATCTTTATTTGAAAAAAGAGCTATAGGAGTTTATCATAACACTGCAGTAGTTTTTGATAAAGGAAAAATTGCTGGAACTTATAGAAAGATGCATATTCCAGATGATCCTGGTTTTTATGAAAAGTTCTATTTTACTCCTGGAGATTTAGGATTTGAGCCAATTGAGACTTCAGTTGGAAAACTTGGAGTTTTAATCTGCTGGGATCAATGGTATCCAGAAGCTGCAAGGATAATGGCTTTGAAAGGTGCTGAAATTCTCATCTATCCTACTGCAATTGGATGGTTTGATGAAGATAATCAAGAGGAAAAAGATAGACAGCTTGAAGCTTGGATAACAGTCCAAAGAGGACATGCAATAGCAAATGGACTTCCTCTTGTTGCTGTAAATAGAGTTGGTTTTGAAGAGGATATTAGCGGATGTTTAAATGGAATTAGGTTTTGGGGAAACTCATTTGCTGTGGGTCCTCAAGGCGAATTTTTAGCAAGAGCATCATCTGATAAAGAGGAGGTTTTAATAGTTGATATTGATAAAAAAAGAAGCGAAGATATAAGAAGAATTTGGCCATTTTTAAGAGATAGAAGAGTTGATAGCTATCAATGTTTATTAAAAAGGTTTTGTGATTGA
- a CDS encoding NUDIX domain-containing protein, protein MIKNINELKNPRYIKPVEIIYEQNGIIKKWEAIKAHDSVAILIFHKEKSSFILVKQFRPALYLQQNIDFSYELCAGIVDKDKSLKEIAKEEILEETGFDVELKDIYKITSFYTSVGFAGSKQTLYYCEVEENDKIHNGGGIDDEDIEVVYIPINKAKEFMFDEKKPKTPGLLFAFCWWFENYSNNL, encoded by the coding sequence ATGATAAAAAATATAAATGAATTAAAAAATCCAAGATATATCAAACCTGTTGAAATAATTTATGAACAAAATGGAATAATTAAAAAATGGGAAGCTATAAAAGCTCACGATAGTGTAGCAATTTTGATTTTTCATAAAGAGAAAAGTTCATTTATTTTAGTAAAGCAGTTTAGACCTGCTCTTTATCTTCAGCAAAATATTGATTTTTCATATGAGCTTTGTGCAGGAATTGTCGATAAAGATAAGTCATTAAAAGAGATTGCAAAAGAGGAGATTTTAGAAGAGACTGGATTTGATGTTGAACTAAAAGATATTTACAAAATCACCTCTTTTTATACTTCTGTAGGATTTGCTGGAAGTAAACAGACTCTTTATTATTGTGAAGTTGAAGAAAATGATAAAATCCATAATGGTGGTGGTATAGATGATGAAGATATTGAGGTTGTTTATATTCCAATAAATAAAGCTAAAGAGTTTATGTTTGATGAAAAAAAGCCTAAAACTCCAGGATTATTGTTTGCTTTTTGCTGGTGGTTTGAAAATTATTCTAATAATTTATAA
- a CDS encoding agmatine deiminase family protein: MRLPAEWEKQKALLISYPHENSDWQPYLNEIREFYDEFINIVKKYQNLIILSPEPLNIKTSKSDFEVKIIKVKTNDTWVRDYGPISVEISKSDFELKDFTFNGWGLKYSANYDNLVNRRVFHTKKIGFVLEGGSIDSNGEGVLLTTSKCLLEENRNPHLSKEEIETKLKNFFGLKKVLWLNHGFLEGDDTDSHIDMLARFVAPNKIVYITCDDKDDIHYDELKKMEKELKRYGFDLIPLPFVSPKYFNNKRLPASYANFVIINSAVIVPTYNDTNDKEALKIFKKLFSNRDIIGLDSSTLIKEHGSIHCSCMNIF, encoded by the coding sequence GTGAGACTACCTGCAGAGTGGGAGAAGCAAAAAGCTCTTTTGATATCTTATCCTCATGAAAATAGCGACTGGCAGCCATATTTAAATGAGATTAGAGAGTTTTATGATGAGTTTATAAACATTGTTAAAAAATATCAAAATCTAATCATTTTATCTCCCGAGCCTCTAAATATAAAAACTTCGAAGTCCGACTTCGAAGTTAAAATCATAAAAGTAAAGACAAATGATACTTGGGTAAGAGACTATGGTCCAATCTCTGTTGAAATTTCGAAGTCCGACTTCGAACTAAAAGATTTTACATTTAATGGATGGGGGTTAAAATATAGTGCAAATTATGATAATTTAGTTAATAGAAGAGTTTTTCATACAAAAAAGATTGGATTTGTTTTAGAAGGCGGAAGTATTGATAGCAATGGAGAAGGAGTTTTGCTTACAACTTCAAAATGTCTGCTTGAAGAAAATAGAAATCCTCATCTATCAAAAGAGGAAATTGAAACTAAGCTAAAAAATTTTTTTGGACTAAAAAAAGTTCTTTGGCTAAATCATGGCTTTTTAGAAGGAGATGATACAGATAGTCATATTGATATGCTTGCAAGATTTGTTGCTCCAAATAAAATAGTTTATATCACTTGCGATGATAAAGATGATATTCATTATGATGAGTTAAAAAAGATGGAAAAAGAGTTAAAAAGATATGGGTTTGATTTAATCCCTTTGCCATTTGTTAGCCCTAAATATTTTAATAATAAAAGACTTCCAGCAAGTTATGCCAATTTTGTTATAATAAACTCAGCAGTAATTGTACCAACATATAATGATACAAACGATAAAGAAGCATTAAAAATTTTTAAAAAACTTTTTTCAAATAGAGATATTATTGGACTTGATTCATCTACTCTTATAAAAGAGCATGGCTCGATTCATTGCAGTTGCATGAATATATTTTAA
- a CDS encoding peptidoglycan DD-metalloendopeptidase family protein: MIRFLIIFLLFIFYLSGAELIEDRWKSGETLLTFLKKNSLPQKLYYDLDRETKELADEIIAGVRYYILKDSNEIKQVLIPINEELQIHIYQKNKKYAFELIPIVYQKIKDSFVIEIEKSPYQDIVEKTHNKKLANEFVSAFKNSIDFRRSLRKGDKIAIVYNEKIRMGKIFGNPVIEAAMVETNGKKHYIYLFEGRYYDEKGREIEGFLLKRPVRHARITSRFTLRRWHPILHKYRAHLGVDFGARRGTPVMAAGSGRVIFAGRKGGYGNVIIIKHKDGYKTLYAHLSKFRRGIRRGKYVKQGQVIGYVGSTGLSTGPHLHFGLYKNNRPINPLSVVKITKSKLYGKKRKKFLALVSKYKKELQETIKIAHLPKTYEEFEYAVYLKKENNPS, translated from the coding sequence TTGATAAGATTTTTAATAATTTTTCTATTGTTTATTTTTTATCTTAGTGGAGCTGAACTTATTGAAGATAGATGGAAAAGTGGTGAAACGCTTTTGACTTTTTTAAAGAAAAATTCACTTCCTCAAAAACTTTATTATGATCTAGATAGAGAAACAAAAGAGTTAGCTGATGAAATAATCGCTGGTGTTAGATATTATATTTTAAAAGACAGTAATGAAATTAAACAGGTTTTAATACCTATAAATGAAGAGCTACAGATTCATATATACCAAAAAAATAAAAAATATGCTTTTGAACTTATTCCTATTGTATATCAAAAAATAAAAGACTCTTTTGTTATAGAAATAGAAAAATCTCCTTATCAAGATATTGTGGAAAAAACGCACAACAAAAAATTGGCAAATGAGTTTGTAAGCGCTTTTAAAAATAGTATTGATTTTAGAAGATCCCTTAGAAAAGGGGATAAGATCGCAATTGTTTATAATGAAAAAATAAGAATGGGAAAAATTTTTGGAAACCCTGTTATTGAAGCTGCAATGGTTGAAACAAATGGCAAAAAGCATTATATATATCTTTTTGAGGGAAGATATTATGATGAAAAAGGAAGAGAAATTGAAGGATTTTTGCTGAAAAGACCAGTTAGACATGCAAGAATTACCTCAAGATTTACTCTAAGAAGATGGCATCCGATACTGCATAAATATAGAGCCCATTTGGGAGTTGATTTTGGAGCAAGACGTGGAACTCCAGTTATGGCAGCTGGAAGTGGTAGAGTAATATTTGCAGGAAGAAAAGGCGGATATGGAAATGTCATCATTATCAAGCATAAAGATGGATATAAAACTTTGTATGCGCATCTTTCTAAATTTAGAAGAGGTATAAGAAGAGGAAAATATGTTAAGCAAGGACAAGTTATAGGATATGTTGGAAGTACAGGATTAAGTACTGGCCCACATCTTCATTTTGGTTTATATAAAAATAATAGACCTATAAATCCACTAAGTGTAGTAAAGATTACAAAAAGTAAACTTTATGGGAAAAAAAGAAAGAAATTTTTAGCATTAGTTTCAAAATATAAAAAAGAACTACAAGAAACTATTAAAATTGCTCATTTGCCAAAAACATATGAGGAGTTTGAGTATGCAGTATATTTAAAAAAAGAGAATAATCCATCATAA
- a CDS encoding PP0621 family protein codes for MLFKIIILIALIAGVYYFFIKSKPIEYKTKKEKSKKDSEDIMVECEKCKTYVSSKEAIIKNGKYYCSKECAGVN; via the coding sequence ATGTTATTTAAGATTATTATTTTAATTGCTTTAATAGCGGGAGTATACTACTTTTTTATAAAATCAAAACCTATAGAATATAAAACTAAAAAAGAAAAGAGTAAAAAAGATAGTGAAGATATTATGGTTGAGTGCGAAAAATGCAAAACTTATGTTAGCTCAAAAGAAGCTATTATAAAAAATGGAAAATATTACTGCTCTAAAGAGTGTGCAGGAGTAAATTAA
- the rsmG gene encoding 16S rRNA (guanine(527)-N(7))-methyltransferase RsmG — MRKLESKKKEVFIEKLLEWNKIHNLTGAKTKEEIEKNIIDSLYPLNFLKKDIKTALDIGTGAGFPGLILAMAMPDTKWFLVEPRNKRAAFLNYIKTILNLKNIQILKKRIEEIKPFKVDLITSRAVMKTKDLLNLVKDFIKEDTTIIFYKGENVENEIKNLKCKIVEFEKRKYLIIKGKDVI; from the coding sequence GTGAGAAAGTTAGAGAGTAAGAAAAAAGAGGTTTTTATAGAGAAACTACTTGAGTGGAATAAGATTCATAATCTAACAGGAGCTAAAACAAAAGAGGAGATTGAAAAAAATATTATTGATTCGCTATATCCTTTAAATTTTTTAAAAAAAGATATAAAAACAGCTTTAGATATAGGTACAGGGGCAGGCTTTCCTGGTCTCATTTTGGCAATGGCTATGCCAGATACAAAATGGTTTTTGGTTGAACCAAGAAATAAAAGAGCAGCTTTTTTAAACTATATAAAAACAATTCTAAATTTAAAAAATATTCAAATTTTAAAAAAAAGAATAGAAGAGATTAAACCATTTAAAGTTGATCTTATAACTTCAAGAGCTGTTATGAAAACAAAAGATCTTTTAAATCTTGTAAAAGATTTTATAAAAGAAGATACAACTATCATTTTTTACAAAGGTGAAAATGTAGAAAATGAGATAAAAAATCTAAAATGCAAAATCGTTGAATTTGAAAAAAGAAAATATCTAATTATAAAGGGAAAAGATGTTATTTAA
- the mgtE gene encoding magnesium transporter — MDKFKFYEISQKVKNIIKNRETSELSSSEIADYLKKIKKEDKKSFYEYLKKLPNELLGEVILELPESLKEDAIKHLDAKKLTDAVEELESDDATDLIKDIEEVDENLEKKVYENLSEEHKEDINKLSIYEENQAGAYMQLEVFEANLDEKIEDAINRLRKLKKKGELENIQQVYVVDNDRHLKAIIPLGDLIIYDFNKKFKDIAYDERYKPITVRAREDIKDVIKKFEDYDLPVIAVVDDQGKLLGRITSDDIIDLIEEQATEQIYNLAGVQEEAEEEDDIKIVTKKRAWWLFINLWTAILASVVIGLFDETIQKYVALAVLMPIVASMGGNAGTQTLTVVVRKLALGEISWENAKEALFKESAIALINGMIFAVIMGVIAWIWFNDHMLGFVIALAMVINLLVAGFFGAVIPLVLKKIGADPAVGSSVVLTTVTDVVGFFAFLGLAKLILVS; from the coding sequence ATGGATAAATTTAAATTTTATGAAATTAGTCAAAAGGTAAAAAATATTATAAAAAACAGAGAAACTTCTGAACTCTCTTCTTCTGAAATTGCAGATTATCTAAAAAAGATAAAAAAAGAGGATAAAAAATCTTTTTATGAATATTTAAAAAAGCTTCCTAATGAGTTATTGGGTGAAGTTATTCTTGAACTTCCAGAATCATTAAAAGAGGATGCAATAAAGCATCTAGATGCAAAAAAGTTAACAGATGCAGTTGAAGAGCTTGAATCTGATGATGCTACAGATTTGATTAAAGATATTGAAGAGGTTGATGAAAATTTAGAGAAAAAAGTATATGAAAATTTAAGTGAAGAACATAAAGAAGATATAAATAAATTAAGTATTTATGAAGAAAATCAAGCTGGTGCATATATGCAGCTTGAAGTATTTGAGGCAAATTTAGATGAAAAAATTGAAGATGCAATAAATAGATTAAGAAAATTAAAAAAGAAAGGTGAACTTGAAAATATTCAACAAGTTTATGTAGTTGATAATGACAGACATTTAAAAGCCATTATTCCTTTGGGCGATTTAATTATATATGATTTTAATAAAAAATTTAAAGATATTGCTTATGATGAAAGATATAAGCCTATTACTGTAAGAGCAAGAGAAGATATAAAAGATGTTATAAAAAAGTTTGAAGATTATGATTTACCAGTTATTGCAGTAGTTGATGATCAGGGAAAACTTCTTGGAAGAATTACATCAGATGATATTATTGATTTAATAGAAGAGCAAGCAACAGAACAGATATATAATTTAGCAGGTGTCCAAGAGGAAGCTGAAGAGGAAGATGATATAAAAATTGTTACGAAAAAGAGAGCTTGGTGGCTTTTTATAAATCTTTGGACTGCGATTTTAGCTTCAGTTGTAATTGGGCTGTTTGATGAGACAATACAAAAATATGTAGCATTAGCTGTTCTTATGCCTATTGTTGCTTCCATGGGTGGAAATGCTGGAACGCAAACCTTAACAGTTGTTGTTAGAAAATTGGCTCTCGGAGAGATTAGTTGGGAAAATGCAAAAGAGGCTCTATTTAAAGAGAGTGCGATTGCATTGATAAATGGAATGATTTTTGCAGTAATTATGGGTGTTATAGCTTGGATATGGTTTAATGATCATATGTTAGGTTTTGTTATTGCTTTAGCTATGGTTATAAATCTTTTAGTAGCAGGTTTTTTTGGTGCAGTCATTCCACTTGTTTTAAAAAAGATTGGTGCAGATCCAGCAGTTGGAAGCAGTGTTGTATTAACTACTGTAACTGATGTAGTTGGTTTTTTTGCATTTTTAGGATTAGCAAAACTAATTTTGGTAAGTTAA